tataaaatttaagattcatAAATAGTTACAAAAATGCCTGGAAGTTCTAAGGCGCTCCCATCAGTTGGCCGAGTTCCAGTCTCTACTCTAGATAAAGCCACGTCTTCGTGATAGGAATTTTCACAAGGGACCAAAATACGTGAGTCAAATGGAGAGAGTTGGAGAGACATTCCGTACATcttattcagaaaaaaaattaagtatgaAAAAGTCCAGGTggataaaagtttttaaaaatcacctCGTAAATCGTCAGCCATATTGATTTTAGTTTGTTAAGAAATTGCATCCAACGGttaatagaattattaatttaactagtagaattttttagctttgtattgaaatcatttatttttatttcaataaaaggctataatattttgaaatggATTCGTATATCACCGGACAATCATCATTTACCAGGAGTCTAGTTGGCCAAGACCTTACTAGCGAAATTGTAGGTTATAAATTATTCCCAAGTGGTTTGTGCAACTCCCGTCTTGTACTAACATTACGTTCGAAACGAGTCTTCTATTCCAAATTGTCTCAATATTTCTTCGATATAGCTTTTGTAGACTTTCaacaaaaatgatttatttttaatttgttattgcTCTATAGACTTGTATGTACAtggatttttcttttaataaatattagaaatattGTTTTCTGCGATATACTTTAACTCAACACAagtacttaattaaaaatttcattcagtttatttaattgcaaaatataattgattgataaataaactttagTAAATCATAACGATAATAAGATACACATAAATGATGTAAATATTAAGCTTCTAGAAaaggaaattattattaaatttattaaaaatttttttgattttttcaaggttttaaataaaaattattttcgaagttttaaaacaattatcatttcaaattaatttatttcgatTGTCGTGACgttgtcaaaattatttggCAACGCAGGTAAGCTCAAAGATTCGGGGACTAGATTAGACAGACGAACGAACGAGACTCTTGTAAGGGGGGATAAGTGTTATGGCTCAAACAGGTCTTACGGCTGTACCTCCCCGCATGGGCCCCGCTGGTAACTGGTCAGGTTGTCATTATATTACCGATCAGGCTAACGCAGTCGTTGAATGGGTTGATACAGTTAACTGAGTACGAGGAcagattgacattaaattcaACTCAATTCACATCTGTCCTATGATAGCGTAAATGCTTGAGGGCAGGGTTTTTCCTTGCCAGCAAACTTGGCTGTGTATTTCCTATGTGAGGGTAGGATagatatacgtgcgtgtataactcttttgagcccaggaaacggcctcttcggaggtaggcgaaagcctcgccatatattctcgttcgagagatatcgtgaacgaaagaaaaccgaaaaaagtgttttttcggagttactccgaaatttatagtttgaccaattgaaacttataaattcttcatgagggttaaaaaactgcgtagaatgccgccaaccgcgtaaaaatcggtttattcattcaaagttattgcggttttaaaattcaaaaaatagtgttctatgaaacttctatcagacttttgagctcaagagctcaaaagcatagaaaaggtatcgttttgagctcggagagctcaaaacaacacacaaattgtatttttgagctcaaagagctcaaaaaaaacggccatgtattaacggaatcagcgggaagttgcagggatagcctttagggtcaaccgttttcctaatttttttttctaataatgctttattaacaaaatgaaTTACAAATCAAAGACCAACAGCCAAAATCTTTCCATGTAATTGTTAGCAAGTTACATGGTAGATATTTTAATATCGATCCAATCGCGAAAACTGGCGACTTCAGTGTAAACTCCAGGGTATCCTGGACGAGCACATCCATTTCCCCAAGAAACGATTCCAGCTAGCCGACCGTCAATAGTCAGTGGACCACCGGAGTCACCCTGGCAAGCGTCTTTGCCACCTTCTGGATAAGCTGCACAGATTTGGCCTTCTGGAAGTCCTCCGAAAGAAATGTAGGCATCATGGCATTCCGATTTGCTTATTATTGGAACTTCAACGGTGTTCAAAACGTCGGGTGTAGAACCACCTTCAACAGTAGCACCCCATCCAGTGATCGTTGATTGAATACCCTCAACAGCTTCTTCTTTTAATTCAAAGAGGTCGATTGGTTGCCGGAACTCGTCGACTTCGAAGGGCGTAGCTAGTTTGATCAGTGCGACGTCATTTATTGGGATCCCGTAGCGGTTTGTTGTGTAATTTTCGTGGGTGATGATCTGATGGAATGAAATTAGCAAATATTGATTTGATtcaataaaagtttattttcatTCGCACAAATAACTTACCTTGGTTACTGTATGGATAGTTCCTCCGCTGCCTTTTGTTGTTGTTCCTGCACGAACCGTCATTATGCTTGCTGAGTAAACTGCACAATGAGCTGCAGTAAGCACCCAATCTTCGGCGACTATCGTACCACCGCAGAAAGCAAAGTCGTAAGCTTGGAGAGATACTTGATGAGGTACTTCTCTTATATCTGTTGGCTCTCCACCGACAATCCGACCGTTAGGAGTTAAAGGGTTCATCATCGGAAACCAGTGAATTGCGTTAACTGGAAAAGATACATTTAATGTTAGATGAAGATTTAAACTTACATTCTAAGCAACCAACACTTACCCATTCCAACGGCTAGGATGGTTGCGATGAGTAATACTTGTCGGTACTTGAACATTTTCCTTCTACCAGTATAGTCGGTTGCTTACTGTTGCTGCTCTGAAAATGTTGTCTATTTATACGACTTGATGGATAtggatttttcattttctctCTGATTTGTATCGAAAAACAATCTTCGGTGATAACTTGGATGGctgattacttaaattattttaagatgaACAAAGGAATTACTCAGAAATTTCAATGTTAATTTACTGATATTCGTTAATTGTTTTGgtcagaaaattttatcttagaaATCATGATAAGCAAATATCTTGTGATtgcatttgattattttaatcaatcgTGTCacgattaaatatttttgtttattttgaaaagATATTGGGATCGATTTGAAGACAGGTTTGTGAAAGAGTTTTTAATGTTTTGgtataattttagtttatagAAGCTTAGGAATTTGTGAGTTATTTGTCAGATTTTGGAGtcaattttcatcaaatcttCAAATCCGAATAATAGCTTAAATTGaaagtaattaaatgaagtttgagataaatttaatagatttcaTCTATCTCTTACATCTGGAAAACTATTTTcataatatatacaaaattcaaaactttttaaaaataaaaaaaattttcaaacattcACAACTCGTAAACTAACCGGCCGATTTTGTTCATCTTCGAACATGATCTTAGTATTGATCCACAAAATGAgcccaaaaaatttcataaagatcGGTTAAGAACTGTGTGCGTAATCCTGCTGATATGGCGcgttttatatatatatatatatatatatatatatatatatatatatatatatatatatatatatatatatatatatatatatatatatatatatatataaacttttgagccaatgccatttttcgaaattactctatgaaatgaaaaatattatgacaaaattttcttaaaattacgacatgagaccggctacaacaaatagatttctaaagaaatctatCTAAAAATACTACAAGAAAAATATGATTTCCTCAGCTGTTAAAGGAAAATTTCCAATTATTTAAACTCTTGTAACAAGAGTGCTTTTCTTTctcaaaagtaattttttattttagtatagCTAAATCGATAAGTTGTGCTTTTTAACATGCTTGCATGGATCATTCCATTGTTATTAGTGTCATTCAAATAACTACATTTCGTAAAAgctattaatttattcgaCTATTGTAATGTCActacataaaattaataatcaaaacaGCTATTtgatttgaattaataatgctcacaaaaactattcaaaatttgCTTAGTGAAAATCTGAAAGTTATTTCCAggaatgttaaatttacaatactgATGCTTCAGTATATAGTTAACCTGGAGGGATTCAACGAACCTTGAAATGCATAACTTGAACATCAAAGCAATGGGCGTAAGGACCATTAACCTTCTCGACTAAAGCCACAAGCATTAGCGACAATTATAGTGTAAACGATAAAGCTATATTGAGACAGATTACTACCAACATTTGGTCATCgtcataatgtttataattattgcttGCTAGTTGCGGTTTCCACTGTGTTCCATCTCTATCCGAACTTTGGGGAAATTTAAGTCATTTTAACTAACGTAGTGTGCTGACATAGAACACGGTCCAGCCAATTTGTATACGTCAATAAAATAGATACGATTTATTTCTGCAATGTTGTAGAAATTGtaggaaaaaatttggaaattcaTGCCTTATTTCAAGCCTTGAATACTCATTACCACGGTACttattgaagtaaaaaaaagttctgaCTAAAGTTGTAGCTTCGAGGATTCtctttcatataaattttgacTGGTTTCGCAATTTCAACTAGGTGAAAAGTTGTGAAATGTTTGAGTTAGATCATAAATTGGAAATTGAGCGCCATTATGAATAAAACAGCTTGATAATGAtgaactttaaataattattacctcGGTAATTATTGGAGCTAAGAGAAAAAGTTTCGGACGAAAGTGCTCTAGCTTCGAATTTTCTATTCGTATAAAATCCGCCcagtttcttaattttaattaagtaagAAGTTATGAATTACTACAGTTcgacagaaaaataaaaattaagcgccattaaaataaaaaaacttgatcattgtgaattttcaataattaataaagttaagAGAAAAAGTCTCAGACAAAAGCTGGAGGTTTAAGGGTGTAGTCTAGTTCGTCGGCTTAAAAAACTGGCTATTTTTGGGAATTTCTGGTGAACTTgctatgaaaaaaatgttcataaaAGTTGTTAGGGATGATAAATGGagttttaaattacaaagataaaatttttttattaattttgttgtttttttttttaaaattcgtccTCTCACAAAATGCCATAAATTGCAGGCAGGTTGGCTCCTACACGATATCTCGACAACGGCTTATccgaaacaaaaaaaaa
The sequence above is drawn from the Cotesia glomerata isolate CgM1 linkage group LG4, MPM_Cglom_v2.3, whole genome shotgun sequence genome and encodes:
- the LOC123263677 gene encoding trypsin-2-like: MFKYRQVLLIATILAVGMVNAIHWFPMMNPLTPNGRIVGGEPTDIREVPHQVSLQAYDFAFCGGTIVAEDWVLTAAHCAVYSASIMTVRAGTTTKGSGGTIHTVTKIITHENYTTNRYGIPINDVALIKLATPFEVDEFRQPIDLFELKEEAVEGIQSTITGWGATVEGGSTPDVLNTVEVPIISKSECHDAYISFGGLPEGQICAAYPEGGKDACQGDSGGPLTIDGRLAGIVSWGNGCARPGYPGVYTEVASFRDWIDIKISTM